The Paeniglutamicibacter sulfureus genome includes a region encoding these proteins:
- the scpB gene encoding SMC-Scp complex subunit ScpB translates to MNHTATPAAGGLPEAAGSAIDALPGGLEAGIEAVLMVIDEPIAAGHLAQVLEVSEERVTAALEKLRAQYDGGDTPRGFELRELAGGWRIFSRRDFAPFVSRFVIDGQTARLTQAALETLAVIAYRQPVSRGRIAAIRGVNVDSVVRTLLTRGLIHEAPDDGESGATLYQTTSYFLERLGLGSVSELPRLSPHLPGVGDIDDYDVDSPWQ, encoded by the coding sequence ATGAACCACACCGCCACACCTGCCGCCGGGGGGCTTCCCGAAGCCGCCGGGTCGGCAATAGACGCACTGCCCGGGGGGCTGGAAGCCGGCATCGAGGCGGTGCTGATGGTGATCGACGAGCCCATCGCCGCCGGCCACCTCGCGCAGGTGCTTGAGGTCAGTGAGGAACGCGTCACAGCGGCCCTTGAAAAGCTGCGGGCACAGTATGATGGTGGGGATACACCACGCGGTTTTGAGCTGCGTGAATTGGCCGGCGGCTGGCGCATCTTCTCCCGACGTGATTTTGCTCCCTTCGTTTCACGCTTCGTCATCGACGGCCAAACGGCAAGACTTACCCAGGCAGCGCTGGAGACTTTGGCAGTGATCGCCTACCGGCAACCGGTTTCCCGCGGCAGGATCGCGGCGATTCGCGGGGTCAACGTCGATTCGGTGGTGCGCACACTCCTGACGCGCGGGCTGATCCACGAAGCACCCGACGACGGTGAAAGTGGTGCCACGTTGTATCAGACCACCTCGTACTTTCTGGAAAGATTGGGATTGGGCAGCGTTTCCGAGCTGCCCAGGCTCTCCCCGCATCTTCCCGGAGTGGGTGACATCGACGACTATGACGTTGATTCGCCCTGGCAATAG
- a CDS encoding pseudouridine synthase gives MNQGSRPGRGNQRPQGSGSGNGRGRGATGAGRSNQNPRSSNPRPGSEGGNESSAGSWSKAHGGPKQSKKSGAPGKKKYTGPQAFGKERFGKNLGPVNTERTKPTQRAQAAAAHSDLEGVRLQKVMANAGVASRRVCEEMIANGRVEVNGVLITEAGIRIDPERDTVHVDGMRLQLNADMRYFVFNKPRNVVSTMEDPEGRKCISDFIRKKGQERLFHVGRLDYQTEGLLILTNDGEAANRLAHPSYEVPKTYLVQVRGPMAAGIGAQMKKGIKLEDGWQSVDSFKLVDSTPGHVLVEVILHSGRNRIVRRLFEEVGHPVTRLVRVQVGPIRLGDQKQGTIRPLGNQEVGHLLAMVGM, from the coding sequence ATGAACCAGGGATCCCGCCCAGGCCGCGGCAACCAGCGCCCACAAGGCTCCGGCTCCGGCAACGGCCGCGGCCGAGGAGCAACCGGTGCTGGCCGTTCCAACCAAAATCCACGCTCGTCAAACCCGCGCCCGGGCTCCGAAGGCGGCAACGAGTCATCTGCCGGTTCCTGGTCCAAGGCACACGGCGGACCCAAGCAGTCCAAGAAGTCAGGTGCCCCGGGCAAGAAGAAGTACACCGGCCCCCAGGCCTTCGGCAAGGAACGCTTCGGCAAGAACCTCGGCCCGGTCAACACCGAGCGCACCAAGCCCACGCAGCGGGCCCAGGCAGCCGCCGCCCACTCCGATCTCGAGGGTGTGCGCCTGCAGAAGGTCATGGCCAACGCGGGTGTGGCCTCGCGCCGCGTCTGTGAGGAAATGATCGCCAACGGCCGCGTCGAGGTCAACGGCGTGCTGATCACCGAGGCGGGCATCCGCATCGACCCCGAGCGCGACACCGTGCACGTGGACGGCATGCGCCTGCAGCTGAACGCCGACATGCGCTACTTCGTCTTCAACAAGCCGCGCAACGTCGTCTCCACCATGGAGGACCCCGAGGGCCGCAAGTGCATCTCTGACTTCATCCGCAAGAAGGGCCAGGAGCGCCTCTTCCACGTCGGGCGCCTCGACTACCAGACCGAGGGCCTGCTGATCCTGACCAATGACGGCGAGGCCGCCAACCGGCTGGCCCACCCGTCCTACGAGGTCCCCAAGACCTACCTCGTGCAGGTCCGCGGACCGATGGCCGCCGGCATCGGCGCGCAGATGAAGAAGGGCATCAAGCTCGAGGACGGCTGGCAGTCGGTCGATTCCTTCAAGCTGGTCGACTCCACCCCGGGCCACGTGCTCGTGGAAGTCATCCTGCACTCGGGCCGCAACCGCATCGTCCGCCGCCTCTTCGAAGAGGTAGGACACCCGGTGACCCGCCTGGTCCGCGTCCAGGTCGGCCCGATCCGCCTGGGCGACCAGAAGCAGGGCACCATCCGCCCGCTGGGCAACCAGGAAGTCGGGCACCTGCTGGCAATGGTGGGGATGTAG
- a CDS encoding prephenate dehydrogenase, producing the protein MPTTHLAGPILVIGTGLLGTSVGLGLSQRGLNVWLADPSPSAQIVAQDIGAGTIAVPGRPLAPELVVVGAPPDVTAAVVAQALLDFPMSTVVDIASVKGSILEAVRADPRIGEEHLSRYVGTHPMSGRERSGPAAARGELFTSMPWVICAHAGSRGDSVKTAEALAIDLGATVARMNAADHDAAVALISHFPQVASSLIASRLLNAPGHSLALAGNGLRDTTRIAASDPKLWIQILSHNAGALVPILRGMQEDLQRLVATLEDPSAPGALLDLAQLMGEGNAGQARIPGKHGAPPQAFALVTVAVKDKPGQVARLLADVGNAGINMEDLRMEHSAGHQVGLVDISVIPGRREELITVLSALGWKVVQ; encoded by the coding sequence ATGCCCACCACGCACCTGGCCGGACCGATTCTGGTCATCGGCACCGGGCTGCTGGGCACCAGCGTCGGGCTGGGGTTGAGCCAGCGCGGACTGAACGTCTGGCTTGCCGACCCCTCGCCCAGCGCACAAATCGTCGCGCAGGACATCGGCGCGGGCACCATCGCCGTCCCCGGGCGCCCGCTGGCGCCCGAGCTGGTCGTCGTCGGCGCCCCGCCGGACGTCACCGCCGCGGTCGTGGCGCAGGCCCTTCTCGACTTCCCGATGTCAACCGTGGTGGACATCGCCTCCGTCAAGGGCTCGATCCTCGAGGCCGTGCGGGCGGATCCGCGCATCGGCGAGGAACACCTGAGCCGCTACGTGGGCACGCACCCGATGTCGGGGCGCGAGCGCTCCGGCCCGGCCGCTGCCCGCGGCGAACTGTTCACCTCCATGCCGTGGGTGATCTGTGCCCATGCCGGATCGCGCGGCGACTCGGTGAAGACCGCCGAGGCGCTGGCCATCGACCTGGGGGCCACGGTCGCCCGGATGAATGCCGCCGACCACGACGCGGCCGTCGCACTGATCTCGCACTTCCCGCAGGTGGCCTCCTCGCTGATTGCCTCCCGGTTGCTGAACGCGCCGGGGCATTCGCTGGCGCTTGCCGGGAACGGGCTGCGCGACACCACGCGGATCGCGGCCTCGGACCCGAAGCTGTGGATCCAGATCCTCAGCCACAATGCCGGCGCCCTGGTGCCGATCCTGCGCGGCATGCAAGAGGACCTGCAGCGGCTTGTCGCTACGCTCGAGGATCCCTCGGCCCCCGGTGCGCTGCTTGATCTCGCCCAGCTGATGGGGGAGGGCAACGCCGGGCAGGCCAGGATCCCTGGCAAGCACGGCGCGCCGCCGCAGGCCTTCGCCCTGGTCACCGTCGCGGTCAAGGACAAGCCGGGGCAGGTGGCCAGGTTGCTGGCCGACGTCGGGAACGCCGGGATCAACATGGAAGACCTGCGGATGGAACACTCCGCCGGGCACCAGGTCGGGCTGGTAGACATCTCCGTCATCCCCGGACGCCGGGAAGAATTGATCACGGTGCTCAGCGCACTTGGATGGAAGGTAGTGCAGTAA
- the cmk gene encoding (d)CMP kinase — MRKITVAVDGPSGSGKSSVSKETARRLGAAYLDTGAMYRAVTWHALDAGTDLSDAEAVAAAVKAADLFISTDPDVERITIHGTDVTEAIREPFVSEAVSAVATNLAARAELVARQRAIIAAHERIVAEGRDITTVVAPDADARILLTASEEARLRRRGLQLGGTQSDAELQAQVLVRDAKDSTVVDFHVAADGVATVDSSEMDFEQTVTAVLEAIKAQAD, encoded by the coding sequence ATGCGGAAAATCACGGTTGCAGTCGACGGCCCCTCGGGCAGCGGAAAGTCCTCGGTATCCAAGGAAACGGCGCGCCGTCTGGGTGCCGCCTACCTCGACACCGGCGCCATGTACCGCGCGGTGACCTGGCACGCGCTGGATGCCGGCACCGACCTGTCCGACGCCGAGGCGGTTGCCGCCGCAGTCAAGGCGGCCGACTTGTTCATCTCCACCGATCCGGACGTGGAACGCATCACCATCCACGGCACCGACGTGACCGAGGCGATCCGCGAACCGTTTGTCTCCGAGGCCGTATCTGCGGTGGCCACCAACCTTGCCGCCCGGGCCGAGCTGGTCGCACGGCAGCGGGCCATCATTGCCGCGCACGAACGCATCGTGGCCGAGGGCCGGGACATCACCACCGTGGTGGCCCCGGACGCCGACGCCCGCATCCTGCTCACCGCCTCCGAGGAGGCGCGCCTGCGCCGCCGCGGCCTGCAGCTCGGCGGAACCCAGTCGGACGCCGAATTGCAGGCCCAGGTGCTCGTCCGCGACGCCAAGGACTCCACGGTGGTGGACTTCCACGTCGCCGCCGACGGGGTGGCCACCGTGGACTCCTCGGAGATGGACTTCGAGCAAACGGTGACAGCCGTGCTCGAGGCCATCAAGGCCCAGGCCGACTAA
- the der gene encoding ribosome biogenesis GTPase Der, producing MSESLLPDEGAEYVPFNNEDHIADRLAEISDEDADARATALLAGLDDYDLDPEDAELLAHLGDDFDDDADEVIPPVLAIIGRPNVGKSTLVNRILGRREAVVEDVPGVTRDRVSYQAEWAGRNFTVVDTGGWEHDAKGIHARVAEQAEVAADIADVILFVVDSRVGATATDEAVVKMLRRKKKPVLLVANKVDDANQEADASFLWGLGFGQPWPVSALHGRGAADLLDAVVAKLPEYSAFGGIIPRGGPRRIALVGRPNVGKSSLLNKMAGSERVVVDTLAGTTRDPVDELVELGDEVWRFVDTAGIRRRQHMAQGSDYYASLRTQAALEKAEVAVVLLAVDEVLSEQDVRILQMTIDSGRALVLAFNKWDLMDDDRRRYLEREIETDLAHVEWAPRVNISAKTGWHKDKLVPALHTALESWDKRISTGKLNTFLGELVAAHPHPLRGGKQPRILFGTQASSRPPRFVLFTTGFLDPGYRRFITRRLRETFGFEGTPIEVSMRVREKRQRSK from the coding sequence ATGAGTGAGAGCCTGCTTCCGGACGAGGGCGCCGAGTACGTCCCGTTCAACAACGAGGACCACATCGCCGACCGCCTGGCCGAAATCAGCGACGAGGATGCCGACGCACGCGCCACCGCGCTGCTGGCCGGCCTCGATGACTACGACCTGGACCCGGAAGACGCCGAGCTGCTCGCGCACCTGGGCGATGACTTCGACGACGACGCCGACGAGGTCATCCCGCCGGTCCTGGCCATCATCGGGCGCCCCAACGTGGGCAAGTCCACGCTGGTCAACCGCATCCTGGGCCGCCGCGAGGCAGTCGTGGAGGATGTCCCGGGCGTGACCCGCGACCGCGTGTCCTACCAGGCCGAATGGGCGGGCCGCAACTTCACCGTGGTTGACACCGGCGGCTGGGAGCACGACGCCAAGGGCATCCACGCCCGAGTGGCAGAGCAGGCCGAGGTTGCCGCTGACATCGCCGACGTCATCCTCTTCGTCGTTGACTCCCGCGTTGGCGCAACCGCCACCGACGAGGCAGTGGTGAAGATGCTGCGCCGGAAGAAGAAGCCGGTGCTGCTGGTCGCCAACAAGGTCGATGACGCCAATCAGGAAGCCGACGCCTCCTTCCTCTGGGGCCTTGGCTTCGGCCAGCCTTGGCCGGTCTCGGCCCTGCACGGCCGCGGCGCAGCGGACCTGCTGGATGCCGTTGTGGCCAAGCTCCCCGAGTACTCTGCCTTCGGTGGGATCATCCCGCGCGGCGGCCCGCGCCGCATTGCGCTGGTCGGCCGCCCGAACGTGGGCAAGTCCTCGCTGCTGAACAAGATGGCCGGCTCCGAGCGCGTGGTCGTTGACACCCTCGCCGGCACCACCCGCGACCCCGTCGACGAGCTCGTAGAACTGGGCGACGAGGTCTGGCGCTTCGTTGACACCGCTGGAATCCGCCGCCGCCAGCACATGGCACAGGGCTCTGACTACTACGCCTCGCTGCGCACCCAGGCCGCCTTGGAAAAGGCCGAGGTTGCCGTCGTGCTGCTGGCAGTCGACGAGGTCCTTTCGGAGCAGGATGTCCGCATCCTGCAGATGACCATCGACTCGGGCCGTGCCCTGGTGCTCGCGTTCAACAAGTGGGACCTGATGGACGATGACCGCCGCCGTTACCTGGAGCGCGAGATCGAGACCGATCTGGCGCACGTGGAGTGGGCCCCGCGCGTGAACATCTCGGCCAAGACCGGCTGGCACAAGGACAAGCTCGTTCCCGCCCTGCACACGGCCCTGGAATCCTGGGACAAGCGCATCTCCACCGGCAAGCTCAACACCTTCCTGGGCGAGCTTGTGGCGGCGCACCCGCACCCCCTGCGCGGAGGCAAGCAGCCGCGTATTCTCTTCGGCACCCAGGCCTCTTCGCGTCCGCCGCGATTTGTGCTGTTCACCACAGGTTTCCTGGATCCCGGGTACCGCCGATTCATTACCCGCAGGCTTCGCGAGACCTTTGGCTTCGAGGGAACCCCCATTGAAGTGTCGATGCGAGTGCGCGAAAAGCGCCAGCGTTCGAAGTAG
- a CDS encoding FHA domain-containing protein codes for MAEAQVPNQQHESSTETTGIALPPVTREPVVFYGLSVEERAAVSALPEGSALLIAHSGPNQGARFLLDQDMTQAGRHPDAGVFLDDVTVSRKHAKFIRDASGFSVVDSGSLNGTYVNNDRVDSVRLANGSEVQIGKFRLTFYNALPNNPANVRD; via the coding sequence ATGGCTGAAGCTCAGGTGCCTAACCAGCAGCACGAGTCGTCTACCGAAACAACGGGAATTGCCTTGCCGCCGGTAACGCGTGAACCAGTTGTCTTCTACGGTCTGAGTGTTGAAGAACGCGCCGCCGTCTCCGCGCTGCCGGAAGGCTCCGCATTGTTGATCGCGCACTCCGGACCGAACCAGGGAGCACGCTTCCTGCTGGACCAGGATATGACCCAGGCAGGACGCCATCCGGACGCCGGTGTGTTCCTTGATGACGTCACTGTCTCGCGCAAGCATGCAAAATTCATTCGTGATGCTTCAGGGTTCAGCGTGGTCGACAGCGGTTCGTTGAACGGAACCTACGTCAACAACGACCGGGTGGATTCGGTGCGCCTTGCCAACGGCTCGGAGGTGCAGATCGGAAAATTCCGGCTGACCTTCTATAACGCACTGCCCAACAACCCGGCCAACGTCCGCGACTAA
- a CDS encoding MerR family transcriptional regulator translates to MVVNQAARNPRLAVVAGDTQRAVALNIGEVLSELHDEFPQVTASKIRFLEEKGLLTPQRTSAGYRKYLPDDVGRLRFILGLQRDQYLPLKVIKDYLDAVDRGERPDQLPGGHTLAPRSISEQMTQDLAARTRPVTKAELQGLCGASPELVNDLLAFGMIASENERFDEHAQKIAAASAALAAHGIEPRHLRAFRAAADREVGLVERVVAPHMSRGDVASRARAAETAREISDACMALHGALVNGAIAKLDH, encoded by the coding sequence ATGGTAGTGAACCAGGCAGCCCGAAACCCGCGACTGGCAGTTGTTGCCGGCGATACCCAGCGCGCCGTTGCGCTCAATATCGGCGAGGTCCTTTCGGAGCTTCATGATGAGTTTCCTCAGGTCACAGCGTCGAAAATCCGTTTTCTCGAGGAAAAGGGACTGCTGACCCCGCAACGCACCTCGGCGGGTTACCGCAAGTACCTGCCCGACGACGTGGGCCGACTGCGCTTCATCCTGGGCCTGCAACGCGACCAGTACCTGCCACTGAAGGTCATCAAGGACTACCTGGACGCGGTAGACCGAGGCGAACGGCCGGACCAGTTGCCCGGCGGGCACACACTGGCACCGCGAAGCATCAGCGAACAGATGACCCAGGACCTGGCTGCCCGCACCCGCCCGGTGACCAAGGCCGAATTGCAGGGGCTGTGTGGCGCCAGCCCGGAGCTGGTCAATGACCTCCTGGCCTTCGGCATGATCGCGTCGGAAAACGAGCGTTTCGATGAACATGCGCAGAAGATTGCCGCCGCTTCAGCTGCGCTTGCGGCGCACGGCATCGAGCCCCGCCACTTGCGGGCCTTCCGCGCAGCGGCCGATCGCGAAGTGGGTTTGGTGGAACGTGTCGTGGCTCCGCACATGAGCCGCGGAGATGTGGCGTCGCGTGCCAGGGCGGCGGAGACAGCCCGCGAAATAAGCGATGCCTGCATGGCATTGCATGGTGCCCTGGTCAACGGTGCCATCGCCAAGTTGGACCACTAG
- a CDS encoding bifunctional nuclease family protein has translation MQELEVVGVRIELPSNQPLVLLKEANTQRHLPIWIGAPEASAIAMFQQGIIPPRPLTHDLMISTLQALHAPLVRVEIVSVLNAVFTAELVFADDVRVDARSSDAIALALRAECPILCDDQVLDEASVMVSEDAEVAEGEEDQVREFREFLNEVEPEDFDK, from the coding sequence ATGCAGGAACTTGAAGTTGTGGGAGTTCGCATAGAGCTTCCCTCCAACCAGCCCCTTGTTCTGCTCAAGGAAGCCAATACCCAACGCCACCTGCCCATTTGGATTGGTGCCCCCGAGGCATCAGCCATCGCCATGTTCCAGCAAGGCATCATCCCGCCGCGTCCGCTGACCCACGACTTGATGATTTCGACCCTGCAGGCGCTGCACGCGCCGTTGGTGAGAGTGGAGATCGTATCGGTCCTCAACGCCGTATTCACCGCGGAGCTGGTCTTTGCCGACGACGTGCGCGTCGACGCCAGGTCCTCCGACGCCATTGCCCTGGCGCTCCGGGCGGAATGCCCGATACTGTGCGACGACCAGGTGCTAGACGAGGCCTCCGTCATGGTTTCGGAGGACGCCGAAGTCGCCGAGGGGGAGGAGGACCAGGTGCGTGAGTTCCGTGAATTCCTCAACGAGGTCGAGCCGGAAGATTTCGATAAATAG
- a CDS encoding MerR family transcriptional regulator has protein sequence MDDQHAASPAHAASLRNTQGLLFTEDLPVLDEDAGYRGPVVCKAAGITYRQLDYWARTGLVEPAVRGAKGSGSQRLYGFRDILVLKVVKRLLDTGVSLQQIRTAVGHLRERGVEDLAQITLMSDGASVYECTSADEVIDLVQGGQGVFGIAVGRVWREVEGSLSQLPSEHATDFPEDELALRRAAKRSAS, from the coding sequence ATGGACGACCAACACGCGGCCTCACCGGCGCACGCCGCGTCCCTTCGCAACACCCAGGGACTCCTCTTCACCGAGGACCTGCCGGTCCTCGACGAGGACGCCGGTTACCGGGGCCCCGTCGTCTGCAAGGCGGCAGGCATCACCTACCGCCAGCTCGACTACTGGGCCCGTACGGGTCTGGTGGAACCGGCCGTGCGCGGTGCCAAGGGCTCGGGATCCCAGCGCCTCTACGGCTTTCGCGACATCCTGGTGCTCAAGGTCGTCAAGCGGCTGCTGGACACCGGTGTATCCCTGCAACAGATCCGGACTGCCGTCGGTCACCTTCGCGAGCGCGGGGTGGAAGACCTTGCCCAGATCACCTTGATGAGTGACGGCGCCTCGGTATATGAGTGCACGTCCGCAGACGAAGTGATTGACTTGGTCCAGGGGGGACAAGGCGTCTTCGGCATTGCCGTCGGGCGAGTGTGGCGCGAGGTCGAGGGATCCCTGTCGCAGCTGCCCAGTGAGCATGCCACGGACTTCCCGGAGGACGAACTGGCTCTGCGTCGCGCCGCGAAGCGCTCCGCCAGCTAG
- a CDS encoding ParA family protein, with translation MQVVSISSLKGGVGKTSVTLGLASAALAAGIPTLVIDLDPHADASTGLGVRADGKMTIGRMLKAARKANLSENIVSSSWQSKAVSKRSLTRVPVLDVAVGDAYTGIYDRPDLRARDLRRLTQLLSKTSGYALVLIDCPPSLNGLTRMAWSASDRILLVAEPSLFSVAGTERTQRALEMFRKEYAPDLGRIDVVANRVRKDSDEHRFRLTEMRSMFGTSVLSPELPEFADWQQIQGAAYSVHQWPGRPAQKTAVLFDELLRNITDTAVKPERS, from the coding sequence GTGCAGGTAGTGAGCATTAGCAGCCTTAAAGGTGGCGTAGGGAAGACCTCCGTTACATTGGGGCTCGCTTCGGCCGCCCTAGCCGCTGGTATCCCCACACTCGTGATCGACTTGGACCCGCACGCCGACGCCAGCACCGGTCTGGGAGTGCGCGCCGACGGCAAGATGACCATCGGCCGAATGCTGAAGGCCGCGCGCAAGGCGAATCTGTCCGAAAACATCGTTTCCAGCTCCTGGCAGTCCAAGGCCGTCTCCAAGCGTTCGCTGACTCGGGTCCCGGTGCTGGATGTGGCAGTCGGCGACGCCTACACCGGCATCTACGACCGGCCCGACCTGCGAGCCCGCGATTTGCGCCGGCTGACCCAGCTGCTTTCCAAGACCTCCGGTTACGCGCTCGTGCTCATCGACTGCCCGCCATCGCTCAATGGCCTAACGCGGATGGCATGGAGCGCCAGTGACCGTATCTTGCTGGTTGCCGAACCGTCGCTGTTCTCCGTGGCCGGTACCGAGCGCACGCAGCGTGCCTTGGAAATGTTCCGCAAGGAGTACGCGCCGGACCTCGGCCGCATCGACGTGGTCGCCAACCGGGTGCGCAAGGATTCCGACGAGCACCGCTTCCGCCTGACCGAAATGCGTTCCATGTTTGGCACCTCCGTGCTGAGCCCCGAGCTTCCCGAGTTCGCGGACTGGCAGCAGATCCAGGGAGCCGCCTACTCGGTGCACCAGTGGCCGGGCAGGCCCGCGCAGAAAACGGCGGTGCTCTTTGACGAGTTGCTGCGCAACATCACCGATACCGCTGTGAAGCCGGAACGCAGCTAG